A section of the Rhizobium sp. SSA_523 genome encodes:
- a CDS encoding 1-phosphofructokinase family hexose kinase, with the protein MSDIVCITLNPTLDLSNEVDRVVATHKMRVRNQRQDVGGGGINVARVLVELKGEAGGEADVVVLSGGATGQLLAAALSAMPFKLHILPMQGEVRIAVMVYETETGQEYRFVPEGPVVSAIEIDRVLLALESLPARYMVASGSLPRGAAPDTYARISRIAARAGARFVLDASGEALAAALAEGGIYLFKPSLSELERLVGHSLDVQAAADVASDLVARGKAQVIALTLGADGAMLINAEGRTRLPAILVPVRSAVGAGDSFVGAMVFALSRGQALQRAFRFGLAAGAAAVMTPGTDLCRRADILALYRQACLDTGDPDRLDWVSGG; encoded by the coding sequence ATGTCCGACATTGTGTGTATCACCCTCAATCCGACGCTCGACCTGTCCAACGAGGTGGACCGCGTGGTTGCCACGCACAAGATGCGGGTGCGCAACCAAAGGCAGGATGTCGGCGGCGGCGGCATCAATGTCGCCCGTGTCCTTGTCGAACTTAAAGGCGAAGCGGGCGGCGAAGCGGATGTCGTGGTCCTCTCGGGCGGCGCCACCGGCCAGCTTCTGGCCGCGGCGCTTTCGGCAATGCCCTTCAAGCTGCACATTCTCCCCATGCAGGGCGAGGTCCGTATCGCGGTCATGGTCTATGAGACTGAGACCGGGCAGGAATATCGTTTCGTGCCGGAAGGGCCGGTGGTCAGTGCGATCGAGATCGATCGCGTGCTCTTGGCGCTGGAAAGCCTGCCCGCCCGTTATATGGTTGCCAGCGGCAGTCTCCCGCGCGGCGCGGCGCCGGATACCTATGCCAGGATCAGCCGGATCGCCGCGCGGGCGGGCGCCCGCTTCGTGCTGGATGCATCCGGCGAGGCTTTGGCGGCGGCTCTTGCGGAAGGCGGCATCTACCTGTTCAAGCCGAGCCTCAGCGAATTGGAAAGACTGGTGGGCCATAGCCTGGACGTGCAGGCTGCCGCCGATGTCGCTTCGGATCTCGTGGCCCGCGGCAAGGCACAGGTGATCGCCCTGACGCTGGGCGCGGATGGGGCCATGCTGATCAATGCCGAGGGCAGGACGCGCCTGCCGGCCATCCTCGTCCCGGTTCGCTCTGCGGTCGGCGCCGGAGACAGTTTCGTCGGGGCCATGGTCTTTGCGCTCTCGCGTGGGCAGGCCCTGCAGCGGGCCTTCCGGTTTGGATTGGCCGCCGGCGCCGCCGCGGTGATGACGCCGGGAACCGATCTTTGCCGGCGCGCCGACATCCTGGCGCTTTACCGGCAGGCCTGCCTCGATACGGGCGATCCGGATCGCCTCGATTGGGTTTCCGGCGGGTAA
- a CDS encoding helix-turn-helix transcriptional regulator, whose product MTIAQNNIESVSSVSIASTLADARRAAGYSLDDLAITCGLTVDELEAIEGGSDLDPARLQRVASALQLRQLIL is encoded by the coding sequence ATGACTATCGCTCAAAACAATATTGAGTCCGTATCCTCTGTGTCCATTGCATCCACGCTTGCCGACGCGCGACGCGCGGCAGGATACAGTCTGGATGATCTGGCCATTACCTGTGGCCTGACAGTCGATGAACTGGAAGCCATCGAGGGCGGCTCAGATCTCGACCCCGCGCGACTGCAGCGGGTAGCCAGCGCCCTGCAACTGCGCCAGCTGATACTCTAA
- a CDS encoding glycerophosphodiester phosphodiesterase family protein: MQDTATGLDLYHEGHRTRLKWHRLRLSLDAPLFSAETMALGFSLGASMELDLRVRGDGGFVVLHDEDLEGETTGKGPVAEASAETLRGLHMRAGGGPLILSEDLARMMTTAHPEARLQFDMKDRLAKIGSRGLDHLAGHFAGAGPSIIVSAGDIDLMIAIKDRLPGLSRGIDPTNKLRDFLQTYGPAVVETELRADIRGPAEPEIVYLAWQLVLSASRMGLDLIGICHDEGCKVDAWTFNLQNRLSGFSEPEWRDFSALMALKPDQITTDEAPATERAWLGRSRVC; the protein is encoded by the coding sequence ATGCAAGACACAGCCACAGGCCTTGATCTCTATCACGAAGGTCATCGCACCCGGCTGAAATGGCATCGGCTGCGGCTGAGCCTGGACGCGCCGCTCTTCAGCGCCGAGACGATGGCGCTCGGCTTTTCGCTGGGCGCCTCGATGGAGCTTGACCTCAGGGTGCGCGGCGATGGCGGCTTCGTCGTCCTGCATGACGAGGATCTCGAAGGCGAAACAACGGGCAAGGGACCGGTCGCGGAGGCGAGCGCCGAGACGCTACGGGGGCTTCACATGCGGGCCGGCGGCGGCCCGCTGATCCTCAGCGAGGATCTCGCCCGGATGATGACGACCGCCCATCCGGAGGCGCGCTTGCAGTTCGACATGAAGGATAGACTGGCGAAGATCGGCAGCCGCGGCCTTGATCATCTGGCCGGGCATTTTGCCGGGGCCGGCCCTTCGATCATCGTCTCGGCTGGCGATATCGACCTGATGATCGCCATCAAGGACCGGCTCCCCGGGCTTTCGCGCGGCATCGATCCGACGAACAAATTGCGCGACTTCCTGCAGACCTATGGCCCGGCCGTGGTTGAGACGGAGCTGAGGGCCGATATTCGCGGACCGGCAGAGCCCGAAATCGTCTATCTCGCCTGGCAGCTGGTGCTGTCGGCAAGCCGGATGGGCCTCGACCTGATCGGCATCTGCCATGACGAAGGATGCAAGGTGGATGCCTGGACCTTCAACCTGCAGAACCGGCTTTCCGGCTTTTCGGAGCCCGAATGGCGCGATTTTTCGGCGCTGATGGCGCTGAAGCCGGATCAGATCACGACAGATGAGGCGCCGGCAACCGAACGCGCCTGGCTTGGACGGTCTAGGGTCTGCTGA
- a CDS encoding DUF1810 domain-containing protein, producing MTTEDPFQLQRFVAAQQPVFRTALQELQEGRKRSHWMWFIFPQIAGLGRSPMAVTYALAGRAEAEAYLAHPVLGPRLRDCTSAMLSQGGRSAHAILGSPDDLKFRSSMTLFAAVSEKGSLFEQALRQFHDGAPDPATLDILSRPERD from the coding sequence ATGACGACAGAAGATCCTTTTCAGCTGCAACGCTTCGTCGCCGCCCAGCAGCCCGTCTTCCGGACCGCTCTTCAGGAATTGCAGGAGGGGCGCAAACGCTCGCACTGGATGTGGTTCATCTTTCCGCAGATCGCGGGCCTGGGCCGCTCCCCCATGGCCGTGACCTACGCCCTTGCAGGCCGCGCCGAAGCGGAAGCCTATCTGGCGCATCCGGTGCTCGGGCCGCGCCTGCGCGATTGCACCAGCGCCATGCTGAGCCAAGGCGGACGCTCCGCCCATGCCATTCTCGGCTCGCCGGACGATCTGAAATTCCGCTCGTCCATGACGCTGTTTGCCGCCGTCAGCGAAAAGGGCTCGCTCTTCGAGCAAGCCCTTCGTCAGTTTCATGATGGCGCACCGGACCCGGCAACGCTCGATATCCTGTCCCGGCCAGAGCGAGACTGA
- a CDS encoding DMT family protein, whose product MPLTFSPAAVWPIVMLLASNIFMTFAWYGHLKHKGTAIWIAIVVSWAIAFFEYCLAVPANRIGSEVYSTAQLKTIQEVITLLVFSAFSVFWLGENLTWNHAIGFALIALGASFIFRG is encoded by the coding sequence ATGCCTCTCACCTTCTCGCCTGCGGCTGTGTGGCCGATCGTCATGCTGCTGGCCTCCAATATCTTCATGACCTTTGCCTGGTACGGCCATCTCAAGCACAAGGGGACGGCGATCTGGATCGCGATCGTCGTCAGCTGGGCCATTGCGTTTTTCGAATATTGCCTGGCGGTGCCGGCCAACCGGATCGGGTCCGAAGTCTATTCGACCGCGCAGCTCAAGACGATCCAGGAAGTCATCACGCTTCTGGTATTCTCCGCCTTTTCGGTCTTCTGGCTGGGCGAGAACCTGACCTGGAACCATGCGATCGGCTTTGCCCTGATCGCGCTCGGCGCATCCTTCATCTTCCGGGGATGA
- a CDS encoding universal stress protein, translating into MPFKTILAILGSKEEGADIHAAIEMAAQFNAHLSVLVVDVSAPPTIGDYPVGTQWLDSRVEDIRILHAAADKVKAICETAAIPFDLERYYTERPFLADLVFQRALYADLVVMGHRTRSEATILNAVVDGAVFDAQRPMLLLPVRDTGPDQLKTVMLAWNSRAEAGRAAREAMDLFGRADKVHVVLVDPDASYHGSGGEPGADVATFLARHGINVTVDQLPSGGRPIEDILKAHALEIGADLIVMGAYGHSRLRERVFGGVTQSMLEEPPVPLLIAR; encoded by the coding sequence ATGCCGTTCAAGACAATTCTGGCGATACTGGGAAGCAAGGAAGAGGGGGCGGATATCCACGCTGCCATCGAGATGGCGGCGCAGTTTAATGCGCATCTGTCCGTTCTCGTCGTGGATGTCTCCGCGCCGCCCACCATCGGCGATTATCCCGTGGGCACGCAGTGGCTGGACAGCCGGGTCGAGGACATCCGCATCCTGCACGCGGCGGCCGACAAGGTGAAGGCCATCTGCGAGACTGCGGCCATTCCCTTCGATCTGGAACGCTATTACACCGAGAGGCCGTTCCTTGCCGATCTCGTCTTCCAGCGCGCCCTCTATGCCGATCTCGTGGTGATGGGCCATCGCACGCGCTCGGAGGCGACGATCCTCAATGCCGTGGTCGACGGCGCTGTCTTCGATGCGCAGCGGCCCATGCTTCTTTTGCCGGTGCGCGATACGGGGCCGGACCAGTTGAAGACGGTGATGCTGGCGTGGAATTCGCGTGCCGAAGCGGGCCGCGCGGCGCGGGAAGCCATGGACCTCTTCGGCCGGGCGGACAAGGTGCATGTGGTCCTGGTGGATCCGGATGCCTCCTATCACGGCAGCGGCGGCGAGCCCGGCGCCGATGTGGCGACTTTCCTGGCGCGCCACGGCATAAATGTCACTGTCGATCAGCTGCCGAGCGGCGGACGGCCGATCGAGGATATTCTCAAGGCACATGCCCTTGAGATCGGTGCGGATCTGATCGTCATGGGGGCTTATGGCCATTCGCGCCTGCGCGAGCGTGTGTTTGGCGGTGTGACGCAATCCATGCTGGAGGAGCCGCCGGTACCGCTGCTGATCGCCCGCTGA
- the mnmA gene encoding tRNA 2-thiouridine(34) synthase MnmA, protein MNTLDFDKKPEDTRIVVAMSGGVDSSVVAGLLKRQGYDVLGITLQLYDHGAAVHRAGSCCAGQDIDDARRVSETLGIPHYVLDYEKRFRETVINPFAEAYAMGETPVPCVACNQTVKFADLLATARDLGADALATGHYIRSSRNPTAENPNRRALFRPVDADRDQSWFLFATTQEQIDYLRFPLGGMSKAQVRALAEEMGLVVAKKADSQDICFVPQGRYSDIISKVKPNAALAGDIVHLDGRVLGRHDGIVHYTIGQRKGLGVATGDPLYVVFLDARSRRVIVGPREALDTHRVYLRDMNWIGDRPLQEDARQGFACFAKVRSTRPPTPATLFCDETGVYVDLAIGEAGVAPGQACVLYSAEGADARVWGGGFIERSERAASAEAALKAVLATPAAA, encoded by the coding sequence GTGAATACGCTGGATTTTGACAAGAAGCCGGAAGATACGCGCATCGTCGTTGCCATGTCGGGCGGCGTGGATTCCTCCGTCGTGGCGGGTCTCCTGAAGCGCCAGGGCTATGACGTGCTGGGCATTACGCTGCAGCTTTACGATCATGGCGCGGCGGTTCACCGGGCCGGCTCCTGCTGCGCGGGACAGGATATCGACGATGCGCGGCGTGTGTCCGAGACGCTGGGCATTCCCCATTACGTCCTGGATTACGAGAAGCGCTTCCGCGAGACGGTGATCAACCCCTTTGCCGAAGCCTATGCCATGGGCGAAACGCCGGTGCCCTGCGTGGCCTGCAACCAGACGGTCAAATTCGCCGATCTTCTGGCGACAGCGCGCGATCTCGGTGCCGATGCGCTGGCCACCGGCCATTATATCCGCTCCAGCAGAAATCCGACCGCCGAAAACCCGAACCGTCGCGCGCTGTTCCGGCCTGTCGATGCGGATCGCGACCAGAGCTGGTTCCTGTTTGCCACCACGCAGGAGCAGATCGATTACCTGCGCTTTCCGCTGGGCGGCATGTCGAAGGCACAGGTACGCGCGCTGGCCGAGGAAATGGGCCTGGTGGTGGCGAAAAAGGCTGATAGCCAGGATATCTGTTTCGTGCCGCAGGGCCGCTATTCCGATATCATCAGCAAGGTGAAGCCGAATGCGGCGCTTGCCGGCGATATCGTGCATCTGGACGGCCGGGTTCTCGGCCGTCATGACGGCATCGTGCATTATACGATCGGCCAGCGCAAAGGCCTCGGCGTCGCCACCGGCGATCCGCTCTATGTCGTGTTTCTCGATGCCCGGTCGCGCCGCGTCATCGTTGGTCCGCGGGAAGCGCTGGACACGCATCGGGTCTATCTGCGCGACATGAACTGGATCGGCGACCGCCCGCTTCAGGAGGATGCGCGCCAGGGCTTTGCCTGCTTCGCCAAGGTTCGTTCGACGCGGCCGCCGACACCGGCGACGCTGTTTTGCGACGAAACGGGCGTCTATGTGGATCTGGCGATCGGCGAGGCTGGCGTGGCGCCGGGCCAGGCCTGTGTGCTCTATTCGGCGGAAGGCGCCGATGCGCGCGTCTGGGGCGGCGGTTTCATCGAGCGGTCGGAACGCGCGGCCTCGGCCGAAGCCGCCCTGAAAGCGGTTCTTGCCACCCCGGCGGCGGCCTGA
- a CDS encoding NAD(P)/FAD-dependent oxidoreductase translates to MSITPDMSILSGQPAARSAPAPASSHRIVIIGAGFGGLAVARELGNTQLDVTVIDRRNHNLFQPLLYQVATAALSPADIAEPIRRTLGRFRNIKVVLAEVQGIDIPSRSVLIDQGPPIPYDRLVIATGSDYNYFGHDEWRRIAPGLKTIHEARLIRQRLLLAFERAELSADPEEKKALLTNVIIGGGPTGVEMAGAIAELGHFMITRDFRTLPQEDFRVLLIEAGPGILSAFPDDLTRYAEQQLKAMGVELRTGTRVETVAEDHVVAGGETIRTGNVIWGAGVKASPAASWLGVEPKAGGRIPVDPDLRVTGLSDIFAIGDTALGLGEDGKPLPALAQVAKQQGQYLGRALRDEIANARPAEPFRFHNRGNTAVIGRHAAIFDFGKWRLKGRFAWLLWAIVHVYLLVNFEKRLLVTIQWIWRYLTRQRGARLIDEKATAFMPPTSEGSP, encoded by the coding sequence ATGAGCATCACGCCCGATATGTCCATCCTCAGCGGCCAGCCGGCGGCCAGATCTGCACCGGCACCGGCATCGTCCCACAGGATTGTCATCATCGGCGCCGGTTTTGGTGGTCTGGCGGTGGCGCGGGAACTCGGCAACACGCAGCTCGACGTCACCGTGATCGATCGGCGCAACCACAATCTCTTCCAGCCCCTGCTGTACCAGGTGGCGACCGCCGCGCTATCGCCTGCCGATATTGCCGAACCCATCCGCCGCACGCTTGGCCGTTTCCGCAATATCAAGGTGGTGCTGGCGGAGGTGCAGGGCATCGACATCCCCTCCCGCAGCGTGCTTATCGATCAAGGCCCGCCCATCCCCTATGACCGGCTGGTGATAGCCACCGGCTCGGATTACAATTATTTCGGCCATGACGAGTGGCGCCGCATCGCGCCCGGATTGAAGACGATCCACGAGGCGCGGCTGATCCGCCAGAGATTGCTTCTCGCCTTCGAGCGGGCCGAGCTTTCGGCCGATCCGGAGGAAAAGAAGGCGCTTCTCACCAATGTCATCATTGGCGGCGGGCCAACAGGTGTCGAAATGGCCGGCGCCATAGCCGAACTCGGCCATTTCATGATCACCCGTGACTTCCGCACCTTGCCGCAGGAGGATTTCAGGGTTCTGCTGATCGAGGCGGGTCCCGGCATACTTTCTGCCTTTCCGGACGATCTGACCCGCTATGCCGAGCAGCAGCTGAAGGCGATGGGTGTCGAGCTGCGGACGGGCACGCGGGTTGAAACGGTGGCGGAGGATCACGTCGTCGCCGGCGGAGAGACGATCCGCACCGGCAATGTCATCTGGGGCGCCGGCGTCAAGGCATCGCCGGCTGCAAGCTGGCTGGGTGTCGAGCCGAAGGCCGGAGGGCGCATTCCCGTCGATCCCGATCTTCGCGTCACCGGGCTGAGCGATATCTTCGCCATCGGCGATACCGCGCTCGGTCTCGGCGAAGACGGCAAGCCGCTTCCGGCACTGGCACAGGTTGCCAAGCAGCAGGGACAATATCTCGGACGGGCCCTGCGCGACGAGATTGCCAATGCGCGGCCGGCCGAGCCCTTCCGCTTCCACAATCGCGGCAATACAGCGGTGATCGGCCGCCATGCCGCGATCTTCGATTTCGGCAAATGGCGGTTGAAGGGACGCTTTGCCTGGCTGCTCTGGGCAATTGTCCATGTCTACCTGCTCGTCAACTTCGAAAAGCGCCTGCTGGTGACGATCCAGTGGATCTGGCGCTATCTCACAAGACAACGCGGCGCGCGGCTGATCGACGAGAAGGCCACCGCTTTCATGCCACCCACTTCCGAGGGGAGCCCTTGA
- a CDS encoding SDR family oxidoreductase: MPGLTREMKPAPDHGEQSYRGSGRLAGKRAVITGGDSGIGRAVALAYAREGADVLISYLNEEEDAAETRRLVEEAGRKAVLVPGDLQSADHCRKVIETAVSELGGIDILVNNAAHQATFSSIEEIPDEEWELTFKVNIHAMFYLTKAAVKHMKPGGSIINTASINSDSPNPSLLAYATTKGAIQNFTAGLAQLLAEKGIRANAVAPGPIWTPLIPSTLPEDSVKNFGKQVPMQRPGQPAELATAYVMLADPLSSYVSGATIAVTGGKPII, encoded by the coding sequence ATGCCGGGCCTGACGCGGGAGATGAAGCCGGCGCCCGATCATGGAGAGCAGTCCTATCGCGGCTCCGGCCGGCTGGCCGGCAAGCGGGCCGTCATCACCGGAGGCGATAGTGGTATCGGCCGGGCGGTTGCCCTCGCCTATGCCCGCGAGGGCGCCGATGTCCTCATTTCCTATCTCAACGAAGAGGAAGATGCCGCCGAAACCCGCCGGCTGGTGGAAGAGGCGGGCCGCAAGGCCGTGCTCGTGCCGGGCGATCTGCAATCCGCGGATCATTGCCGCAAGGTGATCGAAACGGCCGTATCGGAGCTTGGCGGGATCGACATTCTCGTGAACAATGCCGCCCATCAGGCAACGTTCTCTTCCATCGAGGAGATCCCGGACGAGGAGTGGGAACTCACCTTCAAGGTGAATATCCACGCCATGTTCTACCTGACCAAGGCGGCGGTAAAGCACATGAAGCCGGGCGGCTCGATCATCAACACCGCCTCGATCAATTCCGACAGCCCCAATCCCTCGCTGCTCGCCTATGCCACCACCAAGGGCGCGATCCAGAACTTCACCGCCGGCCTTGCCCAGCTTCTGGCGGAAAAAGGCATCCGGGCCAATGCCGTTGCCCCCGGTCCGATCTGGACGCCGCTCATTCCCTCGACCTTGCCAGAGGATTCGGTCAAGAATTTCGGCAAGCAGGTTCCGATGCAGCGTCCCGGCCAGCCGGCAGAGCTCGCAACGGCCTATGTGATGCTGGCCGATCCGCTGTCGAGCTATGTGTCCGGCGCCACGATCGCGGTGACCGGCGGCAAGCCGATCATCTGA
- a CDS encoding mechanosensitive ion channel family protein — translation MEQRLEQVIETVIRWLPDWLLSMMTLIAAVLIGWLVHRIVFRGLTRFAANRDLFWRSLVSRTEQPLRLAIVTWVMAPAVSIAPLSAQETSIIRHMLLLCFIILIGWMSRTTLHIWTTVYLRRFKLDAEDNLLARKHVTQSRIMERVAATLIIAFTLSAALMTFPAVRQYGVSLMASAGVAGIVLGLALQPVLKNLFAGIQLAITQPIRIDDALLVEGEWGKVEEITSTYVVVKLWDWRRLILPLGYFIEKPFQNWTREGSSLIGTVMIYLDYTVPISVLRRKVEEIAAASPLWDRDVVNVAVTDFKENVMEVRILVSAGDAGRAFDLRCEMREKLIAFIQQDYPGALPRVRAQAPDGEGLRTAAAGYAGNGAGHAMSS, via the coding sequence ATGGAACAGCGTCTTGAACAGGTCATCGAAACCGTCATCCGCTGGCTGCCCGACTGGCTGCTGAGCATGATGACACTCATTGCTGCCGTCCTCATCGGCTGGCTCGTCCACCGTATCGTTTTTCGCGGCCTGACGCGGTTTGCCGCCAATCGCGATCTCTTCTGGCGCTCGCTGGTGTCGAGAACCGAGCAGCCGCTGCGGCTGGCCATCGTCACCTGGGTCATGGCGCCGGCGGTCAGCATCGCCCCCTTGAGCGCGCAGGAAACCAGCATTATCCGCCACATGCTCCTCCTGTGCTTCATCATCCTCATCGGCTGGATGTCGCGCACCACGCTGCATATCTGGACGACGGTCTATCTGCGCCGCTTCAAGCTGGATGCCGAGGACAATCTCCTGGCGCGCAAGCATGTCACCCAATCGCGCATTATGGAGCGCGTGGCGGCGACGCTGATCATCGCCTTCACGCTGTCGGCTGCGCTGATGACCTTTCCGGCGGTGCGGCAATACGGCGTATCGCTGATGGCCTCGGCCGGCGTTGCCGGCATCGTGCTCGGCCTTGCGTTGCAGCCGGTCCTGAAGAACCTGTTTGCCGGCATTCAGCTTGCCATCACGCAGCCGATCCGCATTGACGATGCGCTGCTGGTGGAGGGCGAGTGGGGCAAAGTGGAGGAGATCACCTCAACTTATGTCGTCGTCAAGCTGTGGGACTGGCGCCGGCTGATCCTGCCGCTCGGCTATTTCATCGAAAAGCCCTTTCAGAACTGGACGCGTGAAGGCTCTTCGCTCATCGGCACCGTGATGATCTATCTCGATTACACCGTGCCGATCTCGGTCCTGCGCCGCAAGGTGGAGGAAATTGCCGCCGCTTCGCCGCTCTGGGACCGCGATGTGGTGAATGTGGCGGTGACCGATTTCAAGGAAAACGTGATGGAGGTCCGCATCCTCGTCTCGGCGGGCGATGCGGGACGCGCCTTTGACCTGCGCTGCGAGATGCGCGAGAAGCTGATCGCCTTCATCCAGCAGGATTATCCCGGTGCGCTGCCGCGGGTGCGGGCGCAGGCGCCGGACGGCGAGGGCCTGCGGACGGCCGCAGCAGGCTATGCCGGCAATGGCGCTGGCCATGCGATGAGTTCCTGA